CCTTGATGATCTCGACGGCTTCCCTGAAGCGGATGGAATGGATAATTTCACGTTCCCGCAAAAATTTGAGACTGTCCTGCAAGTCCACATCATCCGTCATGTCGATGAGCCATTGATATGTAGCGCGTGCCTTCTCTTCTGCCGCAATGTCCTCATACAAATCCGCAATCGGATCACCCTTGGCTTGAATATAGGTTGCTGTCCAAGGGACCCCGGCCGCATTCTCATAATACAGCGCATTGTCATGGTTGGCGTAGTGCGCTCCCAACCCGGCAGCCTCCAGCTCTGCCACGCTGGCATCCTTCGTCAATTTATACACCATCGCGGCAATCATTTCGAGGTGTGCAAATTCCTCGGTTCCGATATCGTTGAGCAATCCGATCACTTTATCTGGAATCGTATACCGCTGGTTCAAATAACGCAGTGCAGCAGCCAGTTCGCCGTCAGCGCCTCCATACTGTTCCATCAGAAATCTTGCCATTCTCGGATCACATTTACTGACGCGCACCGGATACTGAAGTTTTTTTTCATATACCCACATGGGCTCTTCCGCCTCCTTGTTCTCGCTTTTCCTCTTCATGAGGGCTGCATGCATGAGGTAAAAAAAAGCCGCAGCCCCCTTGCCATACCGTCATTGTTAAACCTGCCAAGGCCAAGGACCCTCGGCCCATTCAAACGGATACTTGGAATAAGCACGGCCAAAATTTTGCAGCGGCCCATACAGCTCTTGAAATTGCTTCGCTAGCACCGTTCTCTCCTGGGTCAGTTTATTGAACTGCTCGATGCTCTTGAGATCATTCGGATGAGTGTCCAAGAACAGGTTCAGCTCCACCAGGACAAAATCCAATGCCTGAAGCTGCTCCAGCATTTCGTAATACTTCAGATCTCCAACCTGGGGTCTGGCTTCATTCACCGCATATCACTCTCCTTTAAATTTTCGCGAAGTATACGGGCTATACAAGGATGGCCATAACGTTCCGTGCCTTAGCGCCTCAGCAGGGCTAAACTGGGGCAGACCCGGCGGTTGAAACACGACATACTGGTTAACAGGTACCACATACGATCTGTAAAGCTTGGGCGGGCATGGATCAAATGGCGAATGAAATACCGGGTATACGCGCACCTCTGGATTTTCCTTCAAAGGGATTTCCTCCTTATCGTTACGATCCGTCGTTATCAAGGACTCTTCGTATTTAACATATGTCTTCCGCCCAGAAAATGAACTCCAAAATGACAAAAAAACCCTCTCCCCTGGAATATTTCCGGGAAAAGGGTCTTCATGGAGTTGTCCTCAAAATTTGATTTTGATTTGGAACAAGCCCGCTTTACGCATAGCGGAATAGATAATGACGACCAGGGGGCCGATAAAAAATCCGATCACGCCAACCAATTTAAATCCGATATACATGCTGACCAGGGCAGGCAATGCGCCGATACCGACAGCATCCCCGATGACCTTCGGCTCCAGCACGCGGCGGATCACCGTAATCAGAATGAACATGAAGATCAAGCCGACTCCTGTAAAAATATCGCCTACCGCGAGCAGGTAGATGGACCATGGTATCAAAACGGAACCTACGCCCAGAATCGGCAGAATGTCGACAATGGTGACAAGCAAAGCGATGGCAAGCGGATAGTTAACCCCTAATACCAGCAAGCCGAGCAGCGTAATCACGTACGTAAACAGGCTGAGGATCAGCTGTGCCCGCAAAAAGCCGAAAATTGATTTTTTCAGGCTGATCAGCACTTCGTTCACCTGCGACTGTGATGTCTCATCAAACAGCGACAACACTTTCTCACGCATCGTATCGAGGCTGAAAGCGAACAAGTACACCGCTACGCAGAATACAATGAACGTGACGAACAGGTTCGGCAGCGTTTTGGCAAAGGACAAAAATGTTGAGGATACTGAATTGACAAGCGACCGTATATAGGAAGAAATATTCGACATGAATTCGGTAAGACTGTCGGCAAGACCCGGCGAAATGCCGTTCAGCATGTCTTGCGCTTGTATAATCGTATGCTGAAGGAATTCGTTAGCCCCTTCAAAATATTGCGGAGCCCGGCTCCAATATTCGACCAGCTGGTTAAACACCTGCAGACCGATCAAATAAGCCAGGAGCAGCATCAAAAGGAGGAATAGCGTGCTTGTTACCGTTGCGGCCGCAATGCGGTTCATGCGAAGTCTTTTCATTAAGAGCCGATTTAACGGCTCCAATGCAATAGCAATCACGATGGCCAGCAAGAACGGAGCTCCAACCGTAAACATTCCGTACAGCAACAGGAGACTGAGACCGATAAAGATCAGCTGCTTAATCGACATAATCCACTTCCTAACAAATAGAGTCTTGCTAGTTCTAAATGAAGCTGCTCTCGAGCTTCTGATGAATCATGACGCGAGTTACACGCAACCGTGTAGACTCTTCTACCTCAAAGATCACCCCGTCAAAGGTGGTTTTCTTCCCGACCACCGGGTTCCCTTCAAGCTCTTTGAACAACCAACCGCCGATGGAATCCACG
This Paenibacillus sp. JZ16 DNA region includes the following protein-coding sequences:
- a CDS encoding manganese catalase family protein is translated as MWVYEKKLQYPVRVSKCDPRMARFLMEQYGGADGELAAALRYLNQRYTIPDKVIGLLNDIGTEEFAHLEMIAAMVYKLTKDASVAELEAAGLGAHYANHDNALYYENAAGVPWTATYIQAKGDPIADLYEDIAAEEKARATYQWLIDMTDDVDLQDSLKFLREREIIHSIRFREAVEIIKEDRATKKIF
- a CDS encoding spore coat protein CotJB, whose translation is MNEARPQVGDLKYYEMLEQLQALDFVLVELNLFLDTHPNDLKSIEQFNKLTQERTVLAKQFQELYGPLQNFGRAYSKYPFEWAEGPWPWQV
- a CDS encoding spore coat associated protein CotJA, with the protein product MKENPEVRVYPVFHSPFDPCPPKLYRSYVVPVNQYVVFQPPGLPQFSPAEALRHGTLWPSLYSPYTSRKFKGE
- the ytvI gene encoding sporulation integral membrane protein YtvI; translation: MSIKQLIFIGLSLLLLYGMFTVGAPFLLAIVIAIALEPLNRLLMKRLRMNRIAAATVTSTLFLLLMLLLAYLIGLQVFNQLVEYWSRAPQYFEGANEFLQHTIIQAQDMLNGISPGLADSLTEFMSNISSYIRSLVNSVSSTFLSFAKTLPNLFVTFIVFCVAVYLFAFSLDTMREKVLSLFDETSQSQVNEVLISLKKSIFGFLRAQLILSLFTYVITLLGLLVLGVNYPLAIALLVTIVDILPILGVGSVLIPWSIYLLAVGDIFTGVGLIFMFILITVIRRVLEPKVIGDAVGIGALPALVSMYIGFKLVGVIGFFIGPLVVIIYSAMRKAGLFQIKIKF